TCTTGTGTCTCTTCCTGATTATAATTCAATGTTTGAACATGTTTATAAAGGTCTTGCTGATGCCGTAATTGCAAATAGGTTTTATGGTATAATGCATGCTCAAGAATTTGATCTTGAAGATACAGGGATAATATTTAATCCAACACAACTTTTTTTTGCCTTTCCAAAACAGATAGATACTAATGTTGAAAAAGCAATAGATGATCATCTGATAGAATTCAAAAAAGATCAAAACTCTGTATATTATAAAACATTAGAGAAATGGACATCAAAAAAGGTTGAGTTTGATCTTCCTGTTTGGATTAGAATAATTGGAATTATTGCGGTTACAGCCCTAATTATGAGTTTATTTGGGGTAATAATTTTAAAAAAGCAGGTGAGAAAGCGTACAGAAGAGTTGGAAACAGCTAATTCAAATATGGAAATGAAAATCAAAGAGCGTACTTTTGAACTTGAGAAAGCCAATAAAAGATTAGAAGAAGCTAGTAGACTGAAATCAAAATTTTTAGCAAATATGAGTCATGAACTTAGAACGCCCTTAAATTCAATCATAGGTTTTACTGGAATAATATTACAAGGAATAACTGGTGAGATAAATGAGGAGCAGAAGAAACAATTGACTATGGTTTTTGATAGTGCAAAACATCTTCTTGGGCTGATTAATGATATTTTGGATATTTCCAAAATCGAAGCGGGTAAAATTGAATTGATAAAAGCTGATTTCGATATTTATGAGCTTATAAATAATGTTGAAAAAATGATTACTCCATTGACCTTAGAAAAAAGTATAGAGCTAAACTTTACAATTTCTAATAATCTTCCAAAAACAATCTATAATGACAAGAATAGGATAAAACAAGTTTTGATAAACTTATTATCCAATGCTCTGAAATTTACAGATAAAGGTGTTATAACTTTAAAAATTGAAAATATTGAAGTAGATAATGGAATGAATCTACTTCAATTTCAGGTAACAGATTCAGGAATAGGAATTAGTAAAGATAATCTCGAATCAATATTTGAAGAATTTAGTCAAATTGAAAATAGGAATCGTGAAAAACCTGTGGGTACAGGCTTAGGTTTAGCAATATCAAAAAAAATGGTAGAATTGATGGGGGGAAAAATCTGGGTTGAGAGTGAGTTTGGAAAAGGGAGTACATTTTTTTTCACAGTTACAGGGTCACAAGATCAAGTTGATGATCAAAAAACGAAAGAAATTAAAAATAATATGGATATGAATAAAAGGCTTATCCTGACTATTGATGATGATTTACTTGCTCAACAGATAATTAAAACATATTTAAAATCTGAAGGATATGAGGTTATTCAAGCTTACAATGCAAAAGAAGCTATGGAATTGGC
This window of the Candidatus Delongbacteria bacterium genome carries:
- a CDS encoding response regulator, which codes for ILILLLTQTIFCQNRVVRIGVYENSPKVFTSKSGEPAGIFIDIIQEIAMKENWQIEFIHGTWGEGLDRLKNGEIDIMPDVAYSNERKLIYEFHDEPVLSDWFQVYVNKNSHIKSIVDLADKIVIVLEKSIQQSAFVSLTNQFNFKCTLVSLPDYNSMFEHVYKGLADAVIANRFYGIMHAQEFDLEDTGIIFNPTQLFFAFPKQIDTNVEKAIDDHLIEFKKDQNSVYYKTLEKWTSKKVEFDLPVWIRIIGIIAVTALIMSLFGVIILKKQVRKRTEELETANSNMEMKIKERTFELEKANKRLEEASRLKSKFLANMSHELRTPLNSIIGFTGIILQGITGEINEEQKKQLTMVFDSAKHLLGLINDILDISKIEAGKIELIKADFDIYELINNVEKMITPLTLEKSIELNFTISNNLPKTIYNDKNRIKQVLINLLSNALKFTDKGVITLKIENIEVDNGMNLLQFQVTDSGIGISKDNLESIFEEFSQIENRNREKPVGTGLGLAISKKMVELMGGKIWVESEFGKGSTFFFTVTGSQDQVDDQKTKEIKNNMDMNKRLILTIDDDLLAQQIIKTYLKSEGYEVIQAYNAKEAMELAKKHRPFAITLDIVMPGKDGWDILREIKQDQEICNIPVICISMMDNRDMGLSLGAVEYLIKPIDKQQFINELIKLEGKTSTYDILIVDDEPKASEVISNFIDEKEGYLRIDNVDEKNIFAENLIPDLLIIDLHKLRLSKIQTTGKSKVLEIKHHISIVIITNKQLTVKEKNYLNKIIGIITSKFSLSNKQLLEDIKKIL